The Penicillium oxalicum strain HP7-1 chromosome VI, whole genome shotgun sequence genome window below encodes:
- a CDS encoding Carboxypeptidase — MGWTGALFLIQLWWSMTSQLLHVSTRNTQYLVRSLPDTPSLPINWAGRLPVPGRKVGDEIFFWLFESETPTHDENLIIWLNGGPGCSSLVGLLGGNGPISFIDNSTSLERNPYSWTRLGNVLYIDQPVGAGFSTASNPYPVRNNEMVVADFVAWLNGFLTLFPHLSSKKIHLMGESYAGIYIPYFTEALLQSNTWTPLNIRSMSIGDGSWGNAAAMSSVGIGAYVQSQAAMVKIPTDILGAFAAADQVCGFADMLAQAKIYPPEGKFTIPENPENFNYRRRRRRDMTDVWNSTCSITPRTVGDVNMSIFNSTCYGPCATYSTVMDYMDTASADGSGIPCFDVYDIHHDCGTIQTMNLMTSFFSRTDVQDALHVSGRGTYSACNSTILSTLLGAPSVVPPAYTILPDLVTQHNISLHIYNGEWDMLLNHIGTELAIQNMTWRGAQGFSTEPKRPFFGDDPMPVTQPGHTGETRGENKVVGFWGQERGVSYHLFKGAGHSVFANKPREMFAFVRDVVVGEKEL; from the exons ATGGGATGGACTGGAGCCCTCTTTCTCATCCAACTGTGGTGGTCAATGACGAGTCAATTGCTTCACGTGTCGACTCGGAATACTCAATATCTGGTTCGATCATTACCGGATACTCCTTCCTTGCCGATCAACTGGGCCGGTCGTTTGCCTGTGCCGGGACGTAAAGTAGGAGATGaaatcttcttctggctATTCGAATCAGAAACCCCTACGCATGATGAGAACCTAATTA TCTGGCTCAATGGTGGACCAGGTTGTTCCTCCCTCGTAGGGCTACTTGGCGGCAACGGACCTATCTCATTCATTGACAATTCAACCTCACTCGAACGCAACCCGTACTCATGGACGCGGCTGGGTAATGTTCTTTACATAGATCAGCCGGTCGGCGCAGGCTTCTCCACGGCGAGCAATCCGTACCCAGTTCGCAACAATGAGATGGTCGTGGCGGACTTTGTGGCTTGGCTGAACGGATTCCTCACACTCTTTCCGCATCTGTCATCGAAGAAGATCCACCTGATGGGGGAATCCTATGCGGGCATCTACATACCATACTTCACCGAGGCTTTGCTCCAGAGCAATACCTGGACCCCGCTCAATATCCGTTCCATGTCCATCGGAGACGGATCTTGGGGGAACGCAGCAGCCATGTCCTCCGTTGGAATCGGAGCATATGTACAATCGCAAGCAGCAATGGTGAAAATACCAACAGATATTCTTGGTGCTTTCGCTGCCGCGGATCAGGTTTGCGGTTTCGCAGACATGCTCGCCCAAGCCAAGATCTATCCCCCTGAGGGCAAATTCACCATCCCGGAAAATCCGGAAAACTTCAATTATCGtcgccgccgtcgccggGACATGACCGATGTTTGGAATTCAACGTGCAGCATAACGCCCAGAACAGTCGGTGATGTCAACATGTCGATTTTTAACTCGACTTGTTATGGTCCATGCGCCACATATTCTACCGTCATGGATTACATGGACACCGCATCTGCCGACGGCTCGGGCATTCCTTGTTTCGACGTCTATGATATCCACCACGATTGCGGCACGATCCAGACAATGAACTTGATGACTTCATTTTTCAGCCGCACCGACGTTCAGGACGCTCTCCATGTCAGCGGGCGTGGAACTTACAGTGCCTGCAACTCCACGATCCTCAGCACGTTGCTCGGTGCACCATCCGTAGTGCCCCCGGCATACACCATTTTACCCGATCTAGTCACCCAGCACAACATCTCTTTGCACATCTATAACGGAGAGTGGGACATGTTGTTGAACCACATCGGCACCGAGCTAGCGATACAGAACATGACATGGCGCGGTGCCCAGGGATTTTCTACCGAGCCGAAACGTCCATTCTTTGGCGACGATCCAATGCCTGTCACTCAGCCCGGGCACACCGGGGAGACTCGAGGGGAGAATAAAGTGGTTGGATTCTGGGGCCAAGAGCGAGGCGTTTCGTATCATCTTTTCAAAGGTGCTGGGCATAGTGTCTTTGCGAACAAACCTCGTGAGATGTTCGCTTTTGTCCGTGACGTGGTTGTTGGAGAGAAGGAACTTTGA